From a single Arachis hypogaea cultivar Tifrunner chromosome 3, arahy.Tifrunner.gnm2.J5K5, whole genome shotgun sequence genomic region:
- the LOC140183488 gene encoding putative F-box/kelch-repeat protein At4g22430, which yields MCTTVSPPSNTISKSYTTINNLLNDSLIEIFCRLSCKSLFTCKSVSKHWCAIISDLNFHFIYLTHQHRLLQNLQCQEKDIDQHSYILKPYNALVITSNVPSLQFGSSEKNLSLNFLGSKFNPTNEVQLRSILKCVFGCCNGLLLCGNPRRYHKCIYYVCNPLTKESIELPCAPSNCDPNGVLVGFTCDPYYHIEEDKVSIVAPKRLFRVVNIPAFSNTKTTFNVEVFSSETGKWNEHVLLCPKGFSCGFSLTSSCVAHDGVLYFTSGRKILIYNPYKNEQVASVIDHPSEFGEAYRGCVGVCCGRLQLSEFPISRSNNANIRPYSGRVWELDSHQEWQIVHEFYIPDIIGSIFDKLQAIEREHVRGSSRILAFHPYVKGTIFLEFGDHIICCNLLTQEFKASKYGGLSLGFLPITPVVLPWWPTTISSFL from the coding sequence ATGTGTACCACCGTTTCACCACCATCAAATACTATCTCAAAATCTTACACCACCATCAATAATCTTCTAAATGATTCACTCATCGAAATATTTTGCAGGCTTTCTTGCAAATCTCTCTTCACATGCAAGAGTGTCTCAAAGCATTGGTGTGCAATAATTTCTGATCTTAACTTTCATTTTATATATCTTACTCACCAACATAGACTTCTCCAAAATTTGCAATGTCAAGAGAAAGACATAGATCAACATAGCTACATCCTAAAACCATACAATGCACTTGTTATAACATCAAATGTACCCTCCTTACAATTTGGGTCTTCTGAAAAGAATTTATCCTTAAATTTTTTAGGCTCAAAATTCAACCCCACCAATGAGGTTCAACTGAGATCCATATTGAAGTGTGTTTTCGGTTGTTGTAATGGCCTGCTCTTATGTGGAAACCCACGCCGATATCACAAATGTATATACTATGTTTGCAACCCACTCACCAAAGAATCAATAGAGCTACCTTGTGCTCCAAGTAATTGCGATCCCAATGGTGTTCTTGTGGGATTCACCTGCGATCCTTATTATCATATTGAAGAAGACAAAGTGTCTATTGTTGCTCCAAAACGCCTATTTAGGGTTGTGAACATTCCTGCTTTTTCTAACACAAAAACTACTTTCAACGTTGAGGTTTTTTCTTCTGAAACCGGAAAATGGAATGAACATGTTTTGTTATGCCCAAAAGGATTTTCTTGTGGGTTTTCTCTTACATCATCGTGTGTTGCACATGATGGGGTGTTATACTTCACAAGTGGAAGGAAGATTCTTATATACAATCCTTACAAAAATGAACAAGTTGCTTCTGTGATTGATCATCCTAGTGAATTTGGTGAAGCATATAGAGGGTGTGTTGGTGTTTGTTGTGGACGTTTACAATTATCCGAGTTTCCAATTTCACGTTCTAACAATGCTAACATTCGTCCTTATAGTGGTAGAGTTTGGGAGTTAGATTCTCATCAAGAATGGCAAATAGTGCATGAGTTTTATATTCCTGATATTATCGGATCAATTTTTGACAAGTTACAAGCCATAGAAAGAGAACATGTTAGGGGAAGTAGCAGAATCCTCGCCTTCCATCCATATGTTAAAGGTACCATATTTTTGGAATTTGGCGATCATATTATTTGTTGTAATCTACTAACTCAGGAATTCAAGGCATCAAAATATGGTGGCCTCTCTTTGGGATTTTTGCCTATTACTCCAGTTGTACTTCCTTGGTGGCCAACCacaatttcttcttttctctga